The Malus domestica chromosome 10, GDT2T_hap1 nucleotide sequence aaTAGTCCATGACAAGGTCTGGATGTGTTACCTGTTGTCTGGATTCTAATATTAACTCGGTTATCCGATGGATGAGGAATGCTGTACCCACAAAATTTTGTCCTTGGACTGCAACAGAACATTACAGCTTGGTGAGCATATCGTCGTTACACCGTTTTTACCACCATTACTGCTTATTACTACATGATCCTTTTCAACTTAAATCTATCTTATGGCAAGATTTATACTAACTCGGAAGATTTGTTCCAATAAACTTTCAAAGCATTTTCCACTGTGCTCATTCTACTTAAAAAGTAGACCAATAAAGCAAATTCTATTTcagaggaaaaaaaattgataaggATTCAGTACATTTGATGTTTAGACAAGTAAAATTAGAGCTAAAAcatcaaagaagaagattaGTGATCCCAATAGAAATAGTCAGATGtttattaaaacaattggaAAGCACTTACTCCTGGTTCAAGGTGAACCTGACGGCATTTGCAAATGTGTGATCCTCGTCAACCAAAGAAAATGTGGATTGGCTGGGATCAGTCAACGACCCGTGTTCCATTTCTTACAAAATCCTGCTGCCAAACagcaaaaatgaaaaaagaaagcaGAAGCCAGAACAACAAATTCAGATTAAACCATTTACCACTAATAACATTCTCAATGACAACCCGACGCATTCGACACTCTCCGACATCGTAGAGTTTTGCTTCCACATTTTTACCTCTAAAGAAATATCAAGCCCTCAAGGTGGAGGGTGCAAATTTCTTACTTTTGAAGCAATTCAATGCAAATgtccggaaaaaaaaaaattaaaattaccaACTTGGAACAATTAGGCAGAAAGTTTagaaatttattaatttattttaaaatttctgggGTATAGAACTATTACGAACGCCACAAACgcaaaattgaaatcaaaatcCCGAATGTATAACCCTAATAGTAGCAGAAAgctaaattgaaattaaaaaaatcctaattcaaaactaaaatccGAAAACGAGTACAACTTACAGAGAGTTTAGGCGAAAAGCAGGGAACAAAGGATGCTGCTTGTGCGCTGTTCGTCTCTAGCTATGTCGACCGCAGGAAGAAGAAAGGGGCCGAcgtgagggtttagggtttatagagttttttttgacgaatttacCCTTGCTTTCTATTGGAAGATTACCAATTTACCCTTACTTCGGTGCTCTCACTTTTCTCTATATATCTTGTTTTTCCAAGCTTGATAAATCATCACCGATTCTGTAAATTGGGATTTAGGGTTCGTAGCTTCCTCCTCTAAGCTTCACTCACCTGCTCCTTCAGGTATCGTTAATCTGCCTGTTCTTctttcatattttgttttcatttatttgttttttctaaTCGGTAATTCGGGGTTTAGTTAAGATTCAATTTTAGGTTTCTTCCGGAAGCGTGAATTTTGgaatctttttttatttgttcaaaTTTTGGGTATCTTCCGGaagtttgaatttaaatttaagtaactttaacgaaaagtaaaGCTCGAGGCTCGAGGTAcggtttattttaacgaaaaactacgtttttatgttaaaaaatcAATGATGAACTATTCACTTcgctctttattttgtccttatctttAAATCTCAAAGTTATTTAAgtctttttttcattagtttccttaaatttaattgtttgtgggtttcttttttgtttagatTTTAAGTTCTGACTATTACACCACTGGTTATAGCTCTGTGATATTTAGCAACAAATGGTTTTCTCGTTGAGTTGGTGTGCTGAGACTATAAGATTTTGCTTGTGTTGGTTTTCGAAGATCTGATAGTTGTTGTGTTGCGAATCTTGTTACTGTATTTATCTATAGGACTGAAAAATGTTATCGTTAATTATGTATTAGGTTATCCGCCTCTAATCTAGGCTTTGCCCTCAAGCAGACTAGAGAGTCATGGTGAGGACAAGGCCAAACATATTGGTGACGGGCACGCCAGGAACTGGGAAGACAACAACATCGTCCGCCTTAGCAGAGGCAACGCAGCTCCGCCACATCAATGTGGGTGATTTGGTGAAAGCGAAGAATCTTCATGACGGCTGGGATGATGAGCTAGACTGTTACGTCATCAATGAAGACCTGGTATGCGATGAGCTTGAGGATACAATGGAGGAAGGAGGGAACATAGTGGACTACCATGGTTGCGATTTCTTCCCCGAGAGATGGTTTGATCTTGTGGTTGTGCTTCAGACTGACAACACTGTCTTGTATGACCGTTTGACTCGAAGGTAGGTTTTTTTGTTCActctttcttttctgttttatcTCCTTCATGTTGACAACCGTGTGTTTACGAGTGTCCCGTTTTgtggatttttggatgtgacaGAGGGTATTCGAATTCGAAGCTCTCCAACAATATTGAATGTGAAATATTTCAAACTCTGCTCGAGGAGGCAAAGGAGAGCTACCCTCAGGATATCGTGATTCCTTTGAAGAGTGATAGTATTCAAGACATTTCGACAAATCTTACGACTTTGACGGACTGGGTCACGAGGTGGCAACCATCATCAACTTAGTTTCCCATATCACAGTTTTTCCTTGAAGCTGCATGCTGCGTCAAGATTTTGATATGTATTTTCCTTGTACTATCTTCCTTGTCAGTTTTACCATTATGTGATGTGAGATTCTCTGCATTTCCCGCTGTCCATTTTCACATTGTGTTGGGACTGCCCTTGTTCTATCAAACCATATCCTAACTTGGATTACCTTAGGGCCGCGATTGTTTGGCCGGAATCCATGATTACGTTGGGGCCGCGATTGTTTGGCCGGAACCCATGACTGGAGTGGGAGTTGGTTTCTCATTCTACAGCGCCGAAGTGTAATGTTTGTTTAAATATAACAGGAAATGGTGTCGGTTTCCCGTTCCAGTAAAGTGCGATTCGCCATTTGGAGTTTGCAGGTCTCAAAGCTGGAAAGTGAAAGTGAAAACTCAATGGGGCATTTTCCTAATGCATGGTTCAATTGAACTGCCGCGATGTTATCCGGAAGGACCAAAATTGCTCCATGAATACTGTGATCTTGCTGTAACTAGTTTGGATTAGGGTGTTCAATGTTTCAACTTGATCGAACAAAGAAACAGTTGAAGGCTATGTTTGTTTGGTGAGGGGATTTCAGAGTCACAAACCCATTGAGACAAGTTGGTAAGATATCACCAAATGGAGTCCGCTTTTGCTTACCATCTTATTAATTATCGTTCGATGATGTTTGACTCAAGTTATTTACAACACAAATGTCAAAAGTTAAACTCATATAATGTCATTAGAAAACATTTTTTAACTAAAATGGTCACTGAGATTGATATAATTCCTCACTTTGTTCTTTGATATTTAAAATCAGTAGAACTAGTTCTTGAGTTTGTCCATCGTCAatcattttgtttattttatgaaaaatattctctaaatacagataaaatgaccaaaatgccctaatttttgttatattattttggtccactgtttattaaattgagggtatttttgttagTATGGTTATTATTTAACATAGATTTTTTCAtgaaatgatcaaaataattgcTGGTggacaaacttatgaactattTCTACCCATACATTTCAAATCACAGGAactaaagtgaggagttatgacAATCTCAGAAACAATTTTGGCTAACAAGCCTTATAAATAATCTAATCATAAATGTTATGTAGGTAGTTAACAGAAGTGAGATTTCTTATATGTTGAGTactcttttgaaatttaaaaaaaaattaaagactaATTTGAAATCACACCAAAATATTAAGGAATTTTGGATACTTAGttcttagaaagaaaaaaaaacatgtttatacctatatggcccaaaaaattaaaattcttttAAGTTCCTCATAAGAAAGTCGCATATTTTGCCAAATAGCTTGGGTTGTCCAATTTTAAAAACAGAGGCTTATTTTTAATCACCGTGAAATTCTATttaatatcattttattttttaaaatttaaaatttgtcattttttttcttcatgaaattcaaaatttgttatatgttgCCGTATAAATAGGAGGTTACGTCcaccttcttctttttattgttgataatatcgtttaattgttaaaaaataGAAGTCAAATACACTGAAGTGAATTAGAAAATTGACGTATGAACTTCATATAAAAAATCAGAAATAAAGCAGATCTAaacaaattttgagtttcaaaaaaTAATACGCGGCTTTTATTAAGGTTCGAGGGCAAGGGCAAAAGTAGGATTAAAAACGAGTTTTATGTTGGATAGCTAAAAATaagttgaaaacaaaataatgaaCAGTCTCCCTATAGCCCATCGAATCCAAGCCCTCTTCTTCATCtcttctgaatttctttgtttcttcttctcagtTGTAAATATTTCCGCTTCTTCGAATTTCTGAATCTTCAATAACAATCGGCAGCTCCCTCACCAGGTAATgtcatttctctcaatttcgTTGTTCAGGGTTTcgtatgttttgtttttttgctgAGATTGTATGATATTTTACTTTTCCCAGCTTTTTTGTTGAATCATATCCACTTTATTATTGTTTAATCCGTTGAAAGCTCTATGATTTTCTCGTATCTAATTTTTGTGAGTATTTGTGCACATTAGTATAATGGCAGTAGCAGTACAACTCATTGATGATCAAAGTCTCTGATCCCTTACTAGAATGTTTCTTGGATCCATTTGAAATGGAAAAATTGGGATTTTTCAAacagagaattaaaagtaagcaTATGGGGTGTTTCGATTTTTGTGTATTTCTCTTCCAAATACAAATGATAAAGAGGTCTTCTTTCGGATATAAATAATTGCACTTTCGCTTAAACACCAATTAATAATGTCTTCAGTTCTTAATCCCACCCCCTGAGATATCAAAATAGCATTTCGAATTTACTGGTAATTATTAACATTTGAGTTTAAATTATTCTTAGATCTCTATGGGACTTGCTTTGTATTTTTGTCGAAGAAGGGATTGaatttgtatttttgtttgGAGGAAATGGGGAAGCTCTGAGGTGAGGATGAATAAGGAAGTCAGGAGTATTGAGCTGTAGTGTATTTGCGCGGATTGTTGCGTTTATAAAATAGTTTTTTGACCCTTATATCCAGAGTTCGGAGACGAAATGCCTTGTTGCTGTGTATTTTCACAAACTTGTTGACATGTTGGTATGTCATATGTCAAAGTATAGGTACACGAGGATGATTCGTTGGTCTGTATGTAAAATAGTTGTGATTAGCTTAAACTTAGGCTTCTGATGTTCCTTTACTTTTTTAAAGGCGTTCTTTGTTACTCTATTGGTAGGACTCTGATTCGGTGATCTAATTACTCAATTCCTTGCTAATCTATTCATTGATCTGTATGCGCAATAGCCTGTATTCGTTTTATGTAGTTAATGGTGTACTAACCATGCTTGGTACATAGCTCAGAACATAAAATTGGTGATCTTATAACAGATTTGGTGGCATAAAAGAAAGCAGCTATTACTTTAGCCTTTTCCTTGTTAAGTCCTGCTTGGGTAAGGTTGTCTGAATATTGTGTCATGTTATACGTTTTGACGACAAGACTGTAAATGTAAGACACGTAACATGAAACATTATTGACTGTCCTTGGTTTTGCCGAATAATGTGTCATTCCTCACAAGTATGTGTGGAAACCCCCATAAAAGGAAGCATTGTTGACTATCCTCCTTTTATTGGGTTGCTTTTCTGTTTAATTTTATGAGATTTGTGAATGTTGATCGGTCTTTGTATGTTACCATCATATTGTAAAATGTTTTCCTTTTTGAATTTAGTTTCTGCATTTAATGGCTTTGTTATTTGAATGTATGTAATGTAAACCCAGGTTTGAAGTGACATaggattttttatttaacaCGAAATTCTTGTTCAAATTATATAGATAAAAAGAGATtaaattaaagttttttttttctctttcattgTATTGTTGTTTCAGCATGAGTATAAAGCGATAAGTAACCAGTATTTCTATATTAGTTATCTTCATATATGCAAGTTATTAGCTTTCGTCAGTAGTTCATAGTTTCCTAACATTTGTACCTTATTCATTAGGAAGCACGAGCCTCAAAATGGACAGCATTGTAGATTCCCTAAATAGTGCATACCAAGAGTTCGTTGTTGCAGCAGTTAATGTGCTCGAATCCAAGGAAACTTCTGGTGGCCAGAAAACAGCAGCCACGGATGCTGCTCTTGAGAATTTTAAGCAGAAGTGGGAACTTTTCAGAGTCACTTGTGATCAAGCAGAGGAGTTTGTGGAGTCTGTGAAGCAAAGGATTGGCTCAGAGTGCCTGGTGGATGAGGCAACTGGCTTGGTGGCTGGGAAGTGTGGGCACAGCGCAACTGGTCTGCCACCCATTAGTGCGGTTCGGTTGGAACAGATGAGTAAAGCAGTTCGATGGCTTGTTATAGAACTTCAACATGGCTCTGGAACTGCTGCTGGTGCGGCACATTCTCATCCGTCAACTCCTTTTGATGGTAGATTCTCTGAAGATTCAGCTCAATAGGTATGAAAGTGATTTGATTTCTTACCCTGTATTGAgagaagatgataggattcattggaGGCATTTTTCCGAGCACAATATTGACCATCCCTTCCAAATGATATTGAATGTAGCTTTTAGGGTTTGCTACTTCCTAATTTCCTTGTGTAATTAGGTTCTACCGCATTGGCTCCTTTAATAAACTTAGTACTTAAGTAAAGGTGGGGAAGACATAAGAATTTGTCGTTGAAATTTATGCGTATCTGATGTGCATACATTAGCTCACCTAAATCATCATGATATTTGGTCTCGTTTTTGTATGTAAACATGTAGCATGCAATGACTCTCTGAAGTAGGTGCCTCACTATTTATCGTATTGGCGGTTGCTGTAGATCTATTTCTATATCTACACATCCTGAAAATTGTTGTTTCTAAATGAATCTGTTGTATATTTGTGTTTCAAATTCTTTCATCAAAGACAAGTGTTGGGCGTACAATTTTGAATGGAAAGTCGATATTTTTTATATCTGGTATTTCTTAGTCAGTTCAAACCTCTTGTATGCTTAAATCTTTCTATCAATCCATTTTCTTTGTTATGTATACAATTGTAAATGATTGAGGATttcaaaaacaactaaaacTCGGTTTATCTTAAAATGTCTGTTCTTTTGTGCTCTGACGTTTTAGTTGAGTAATACTATATACTAGAAGGTTTGGTactgtgtgttttgttttgtgacATTAGAGCAAAGGAGAACTGATATATTAAAGCTAGCAAGAGACTGTTATGTCTATGGGCATGGCCGTTAGCAATGCGAATATTGTAATATATTAAAGCAAGCTAAGGAAGGCAAGGTTCCGTGTCCATTGTTTGGATGATATGCAGTGTCATGAATTTGGCAGCGATATGAGGTTCCTTGTCCACGTTTTTCTGCCTTCTGCTATTCGGTTGATAAAGGCTTTCCTCAGAGTCATAGAGCTGCCATTTCTTGCCTAATGTATTGTTACACACCGACAGTGGGGTATTTGTTGTGGAGTTTTCTTTTTGTAACAGTTGGGCAAGAGCCGCGAACAGCAACTAATGGTTTATTTATAGCACATTTTCCCTTTTgtcctttgttttctttgtaatttttgtGGGTTTAGCTACATGGAGTTTCAGATCAACCAGATGCTGAAGTTGATGCATTCTGCATTGAGATTTGTTTCATGAGTGGGGGCTTTTGGGGTGTCAAACTTGAACTTTATTTTTAACGTTAGGAAGAGAAGTATCATTAGATCGAGAGTTGGATTAATAGTTTTTAAAGTCAAATTGCACCAATCACCAAATTTGAAGTATGGTGGGGAAGAAATGAAAAACCTAAGTTCTCGGATTATAGTGAAACTTATACATTTCAAATTTCTCTAAAATGGTAGGATTAGAAGGAATGAGTTTCTTTCCTAATCAATTATTTACCGGATTGAAGAAGAATACTCTAGTCACTAGCACACACTTTTCTACTTGTTCTTGcacttattatttttttttaacaacctATATTATCTAAGAGAGAGGAGGTGGATTTAGTCTCATAATGTGCTAGtaataatgttgttcaaattcgtctttggcgagaatcaaaccaaagacttctcactcacaagtaaagaggaatatcactaaaccgtagtactaaatgatcACACCTTTCTAATATATTTTTACGCATGTAACTCCTTCCCACCACATGCATCACATGTGACATTTTCCTAGTCTCTTTAACCGAAGAACTATGCACTTTCATCTCCAATATAccttgaaattaaaaaattatttatttcaatCCAATTCAACATACCAAACAAGGATGCAGGCGGTATTATAATAAGAACTCTTATGTTCTAGCAAAGCGCATGTAATTGTGCCACGTACCATATGAAAGATCATGGGGCCGTGTCTTATTGTTGTTTTTCTAGACGATTCTAGCAACACGTTTGCATGAACGTAATCCAAATAAAAAAcagaattaaattttaattactgGCTATTTCGTTCTTTATCAAATACtggagaataaaaaaaaatgggattttaacgaaaagcacctggtactgttcactttaacgaaaaaccacatttttacactaaaaagtcaatcctgatactatttactttaccttttattttatccttataattaaaattcaaagttttcaagtctttttctttagttttccttaaaaaaaattagtggaAATCacacaaattttgaaatttaactCCAAAATTTGGAGCAATTAGACTCCTACAATTTGGTAGTATTTGAATTTCAAGTTGTTGAGGTAATGCAGAATgtacccttatttatttctaaAATTTCAAGATTGCCCTTCGTATTAACCCATCAAAACCCTTTGGATATCTTTAGTTTTTCACGCCTATCACACTTTCTCTTAATGTGTCTATGAAACAAAAAAGcaatttaaatttctttatactatgatatattatatataaaattgTATTACAAAAACTAGCATATAAATTATTTGACTTGGTGCAAAAGCATTTTAGTAATTATATTGATTTATATTCCAAATAATTTTGTGAAATCATTACTATTTTTATTCTAATTTCAAagcatttttaataattatattttatgaaaatttaaattttgattctCGTCAATTTAATTCTTTTCCAATTCAGAAATCTTCACTATCTTTCCCTCTCTAAAGCAgatattcattaattaatatattttaattccacttatatttaaaaaaaattatcatctcAAAAGCTGTTGGACGGCACGAAAAAACCTGAacagaaaaaaagaagggattTACGTGAGCAGAATTGAGTGAACCAAAAAAATCATGTACAAGCGTGAAAAATGACAATCCACAAATTCCACATCAAAACCCAGCAACCACAAATCGTCTACCCAAAAACCcagcgcgcgcgcacacacacacacacacttcttctgggttcggttctcCGATCATCCTCTATATATTGGTGAAGCTTCAATTTGCTTCCACACAGCAACTCCTCACTTTCCTCTCTGAGTCTTGTTTTTCCAAGCTTGATAAATCATCACCGATTCTGTAAATTGGGATTTAGGGTTCGTAGCTTCCTCCTCAAAGCTTCACTCACCTACTCCTTCAGGTATCGTAATCTACCTATTCTTCTTtcctattttgtttttattttttattttttctaattgGGAATTCGGGGTTTAGTTAAGATTCATTTTTAGGTTTGATTTGTAGCTTAATCCTGATAAGCATGAAAATCAGTTTTACCCTTTTCACTTCTTCCCTTGTATATTTGTTGCTCataagcatgaattttggattttttttatttgttcgaattttggattttttttatttgttcgaATTTTGGGTTTCTTCCGGAAGTTTGAACTTGCTTGAATGTATTGTTATATCGAATGACgacaaaacaataaaattctGCCAACAGTTTACCAGGATTTTTAAGTTTAGAAAGATGTTAGCTTTTAGAGATTGAGCCCGCCAATTCATCCAAAACATGAACGCGGGAGTTAGGGAAGAAACCCATCTTAGTCAAATTCAAGGTCAACTTGATTAGGGGTTCAACCCTCctaaaatttttatttcattaaaattcaCATTTCCAATACGAATTTGTAACTCAGTTTGTCAGGCGATATAACCTCGTATACAATTTTATAATA carries:
- the LOC103449837 gene encoding DNA-directed RNA polymerases I and III subunit RPAC2, coding for MEHGSLTDPSQSTFSLVDEDHTFANAVRFTLNQDPRTKFCGYSIPHPSDNRVNIRIQTTGDAAKTVFTDSCQDLMVMCQHVRSTFDKAVVDFRMSKSVNGMDIDSNN
- the LOC103449836 gene encoding adenylate kinase isoenzyme 6 homolog yields the protein MVRTRPNILVTGTPGTGKTTTSSALAEATQLRHINVGDLVKAKNLHDGWDDELDCYVINEDLVCDELEDTMEEGGNIVDYHGCDFFPERWFDLVVVLQTDNTVLYDRLTRRGYSNSKLSNNIECEIFQTLLEEAKESYPQDIVIPLKSDSIQDISTNLTTLTDWVTRWQPSST
- the LOC103449835 gene encoding mediator of RNA polymerase II transcription subunit 32, whose amino-acid sequence is MDSIVDSLNSAYQEFVVAAVNVLESKETSGGQKTAATDAALENFKQKWELFRVTCDQAEEFVESVKQRIGSECLVDEATGLVAGKCGHSATGLPPISAVRLEQMSKAVRWLVIELQHGSGTAAGAAHSHPSTPFDGRFSEDSAQ